From the genome of Oxyura jamaicensis isolate SHBP4307 breed ruddy duck chromosome 2, BPBGC_Ojam_1.0, whole genome shotgun sequence:
TAGTTTTATGTGAAGTTTGCTTGGTTTGGGGTATTGAGTTTTTGacaattgtatttatttcttttttccaccttaaatgtaaataaaattttcaaggaaaatggTAGTAGAAATTACTTCTGTGGGTCTTGATAGTAGCTCACAAACTACTGTGAGGTACAGGAAATAAGCATtcaaaagcaagaaggaaatcGGGGCAGAAAACAAGGAGATGATGGATATTTGTGGTATCTTCTAACATTATTTGGTTTGCgtaaatttttgttgttgttaaagtgccttagaaaggaaatactttaaCTGTGATTTGtacttaaaataacataaattatttttaagattaattCACATTAACCATCACAAATTCTTCACTTACCTGTCACTGTTGCTGGAGATCCAACTCCTAACTCCTGCTAATGCACCTTCTACTTTAGCAagggaaaatgtaatttatttttatgggtATTTTAGAAAAGTCTGCTTTTAAGAACAAACCAGTGCCTCCTCTAATAAGTGTTAAAGCCTGAACCTGTGCAATTTGTAATGAGTGTAGTCTATCGTCTTAAAAGTGTCCTGGGGATTTATGTACTAAACTCAGATTAATGCTAATAGGAGGTACCTGAATAAATACTCTGCTGCACTGATAAGAAAATAGATCGTTTATTTGGTGTTACCTTTCACTTTgccttcatttatttctattttttttaaaccaaattgGGATTGGAGTTTATGGTATAAGgaacttttcttcctctttgcaggTATGCTTTTAAGAAGAGTATTGATGATGAGGAAGTCCACATGTTAGTCATTTTTTACTAATCCCACCGAAGAAAATGAAGCCACACTTCAGCTTTGCCGATCCTTTTCCCACCACTGTTGGCTGAATGAGAAATGGTTGTGTGATTATGCTGACACCCCAGCATGCATTTGGTAGACCTGTGGCTAACTCGTTCCCTCTCCATGTGTCTGCTCTTACAAAGTTTTGTCCTCATGATACTGTGCTTTCATTCTGCCAGTATGTGCCCGAAAGGCTGCCTCTGTTCTCACTCCGGAGGTTTAAACGTCAGCTGTAGCAATGCAAACCTCAAGGAGATACCCAGAGATCTTCCTCCAGAAACGGTCTTACTTTATTTGGACTCCAATCAGATAACGTCTATCCCCAATGAGATTTTTAAGGACTTGCACCAACTGAGAGTCCTCAATTTATCAAAAAACGGGATTGAATTTATAGATGAACATGCCTTTAAGGGGGTGGCAGAAACCTTACAGACTCTGGATTTGTCTGACAACCGGATTCAAAGCGTGCACAAAAACGCTTTCAACAACTTAAAGGCCAGAGCCAGAATTGCCAACAACCCCTGGCACTGTGACTGCACACTGCAGCAGGTGTTGAGGAGCATGGCCTCCAACCACGAGACAGCCAACAACGTCATCTGCAAGACCTCTGTGCTGGATGAACATGCCGGGAGACCTTTCCTCAATGCTGCCAACGATGCTGACCTCTGCAACCTTCCCAAAAAGACTACTGATTATGCCATGCTGGTCACCATGTTTGGCTGGTTCACCATGGTGATCTCGTACGTGGTTTATTACGTCCGGCAAAATCAGGAGGATGCAAGGAGGCACCTTGAGTACTTGAAATCCCTGCCAAGCAGGCAAAAGAAACCAGATGAAGCCGATGACATTAGCACTGTGGTATAGTATTCTGAATACAATGACTGTCTTTGCGATGGAAATGAGATTTGGATGACACTAAAACCAGAGATTTACTTCTAACATTCATTGTAAacatgaagacttttttttttttttttttttttttttttttttcctcctgtttaaCTGAATTACGCCACTGTTGAGCTTTCTAACAGAGTTTTGTCTGGATGGTATACATTAATTATTTCTCTGGTATCCTAAAGCAAGTGAATTAATATGTAAACCTTAGTTTAGACCCATTCCActatttaataatgaaatttatttttttaatttaaaaaacaaataaaagcttaacTTTGAACCATGTAAAACAGAGTAATTTATTGATCAGAAACCTGTCTGGTGCCAGAGTATATTGAGTTTGATCAATGCTCATGAGGTGGAACTTGAGAGCGATAATGAAGTGGGCTGTGAGAAGTCTGAGAGTAGAGAGTCCCCGGAGGGCACTTCTGTCCCCAGGGCACAAGGTGAAGAGCTGGCGAGTGGTGGCCCATTTGTGGGCTGCTCATTGTGATGAGAGAATACCCTGACTTCAGGAGAAGGGAATGGAAACTCAGGTAGGATCCTGGAGAGTGTTTTGGCAGTGTTAGGGAGAAACCAACATGAAGGACCAACATTAGAGAACACCGAAGAGAGGTAAGTAGAGAAGTGGGGCTAGTTTTCATCTTACACCCACTTACTGCCACCCATGAGCTTCAAGCAGATGTCCTGAGCactggggagggcagcagcatgGCAAGAGCAAACTTAGTCATAGTGTTCAAAATAGATCACCAATCatgatgggaagaaaaagaaaaaaaaaaaaatagtctttctAATCTGTATATGGGCTCATAACTGAAAGTGGTTTCATTTTTTGGatgcaacatatttttaaaaaggctgaaCAAAGTAAAATTGAATATATAGGCTGAGCATATTCTGTTGTGTGTTAgacaagatatttttatatgattttatgGATAAAtgcttaggaaaataaaaagctcatgAGGTTAAACTCAGCCttgaatataaaatgtatattttaaagccCTACTGTCTTCAGAACCATgatggttttctgttttcatagatAAAGTTTTTGAAGGGAACAAATTCACAAGAATGTGTTTCTCTTATCATTTTATTATGGTGATAAAGGACATTTATCTCTGGGTCCCTATAGATTCTGTCTAACTAACATTAGAATACAGATTGCAGCAGtgtggattaaaaaaatgtacaaaatgctgctttgcAAAAAGAAGTTAGAAAGGACAGCcgtaaaattttcaaaaaaaatccagagtaGTATCTCCTATTAGGTTATCCATTATTTCTGTTATGAGTGTattcttttacattttagaGGGCACAATGttatttatcttatttctttcagaacattgttaaaaaaaataaatatcacctCTAAAATCTATTATAAAACAGGGAGACAACAcggatttatttttattttttattttttaatgtgcacAGAgtcaactttttatttcatctttttggCCAGAATCCCGAGTAGTTGTTCTTCTGACTGACTCCACTTGTGTGCACTGTTTTCTCAAAAAGCCTTCGGTATTTCAGATGAACCATTTTTGGAACCTTTAGAGAATGTTAATGTTTGCAAAGGGCAGGGTCCATCCAAAATACCTGCTCTCTGCCATCcccaaagtaaaaaataaataataataaaaatgttttctaaggAAAGGAGGCTGTTCATTATGCATCCTGTTTAGTTTGCATTTTAtatggtttgtttttcaagctCTGTCTTGCCAAAATTTCCACCATTGCAGAAGTGCTGTCTGCAGCCTCGCAAGCTCTGTGTGACTTCTTGCAGGAGCCAAAAGCAGTTGGACTAAATACAAATGTGAATTTGAAGAGATGAGATAAAATATACTGTACTGAATGTATAACAAACCTTGCCCAACAGGACATATCTACGTGAGGATACGCAGAGGCCTGTAGGCCTCTACAGAGGCCTGTTGGGCCTCTGAA
Proteins encoded in this window:
- the LRRC3B gene encoding leucine-rich repeat-containing protein 3B is translated as MHLVDLWLTRSLSMCLLLQSFVLMILCFHSASMCPKGCLCSHSGGLNVSCSNANLKEIPRDLPPETVLLYLDSNQITSIPNEIFKDLHQLRVLNLSKNGIEFIDEHAFKGVAETLQTLDLSDNRIQSVHKNAFNNLKARARIANNPWHCDCTLQQVLRSMASNHETANNVICKTSVLDEHAGRPFLNAANDADLCNLPKKTTDYAMLVTMFGWFTMVISYVVYYVRQNQEDARRHLEYLKSLPSRQKKPDEADDISTVV